One Caenibius sp. WL genomic window, AGCGCGCGCATGTCGAGCGCGGTCCAGACAAGCCCCGCCAGCGTGGCGAGCGCGACGAGCAGATGGGCGGCGAGGCGGAAATGGCTCACCCGGTCGGCCGAATCGGCGTTGAGGCCGGATGTGACCATCCACCACCCGACCACGCCCTGCAGCCCGCCCAGCGCCAACAGGGCGAGCAGGCGCGGCTTGTACCCATCCGGTATCTGGCGCTTGATCCAGAACCACGCCAGCGGCAGCGCGAACGCGACACCGATCAATCGCGCCAGCAGGCGATGGACCCATTCCCAGAAGTAGATGAATTTGTAGTCCGCCAGCGTCATGCCCGCCGGGCCGTTGACTTCGATATACTGCGGAATCCGCTTGTAGGCTTCGAATTCGGCCTGCCACTGCGCGTCGGTCAACGGGGGCAAAGCCCCCGTCACCGGCTTCCATTCGGTGATCGACAGTCCCGATTCGGTCAGCCGGGTGATTCCACCCACCGCGACAATGGCGACGACCAGCGCGGCGACGATGAACAGCCAGCGGGCGAGTAGCAGGGGCCGCGCCGAACCGTGTTGCATTGCCGCCATCGCTTACCCCTTCCCTGCCGCGCTGTGCGCATTCCGGCGGGCTTGTGGGCAAGGCGCGGGCAAAGCGCAAGTGGGCAGGATGCCCCAGCGCGGCGCCCGCCCCATTCTGTCCCGCCGATGCCGATTTTGGTTGCACGATGTTACAACATATCATACGGGGCGGCTATGCGCACCGCATGGCTCTCCCTTCGCGACCGGATGGACCGGGTCGGCATTACCCTGTCAGGTTTGTGCC contains:
- a CDS encoding COX15/CtaA family protein → MAAMQHGSARPLLLARWLFIVAALVVAIVAVGGITRLTESGLSITEWKPVTGALPPLTDAQWQAEFEAYKRIPQYIEVNGPAGMTLADYKFIYFWEWVHRLLARLIGVAFALPLAWFWIKRQIPDGYKPRLLALLALGGLQGVVGWWMVTSGLNADSADRVSHFRLAAHLLVALATLAGLVWTALDMRALARGEAPARLTRFGLLTLMALTLQLLFGAFVAGERAGYVAGAGWFNWDAWPLMQGRFFPDGVDWSRGVLHAVVYDPYLIHFIHRWWAWVVVALLIVLARKAKAVGQRPAAIAVHSAFGTQILLGIATVMTGVALWVAVLHQFVGALLVAATAWAVHAIGRKG